TGTATCATTCCAACATATATAATTGAGCTCCACCATTCAAGATCCAGGTTTTCGACGTCAGTCAGAATAATGACGTCATTTTCGAACCCTTTAGACGCTGAAATTGTACAGCTAGTAGCTGAAGCACAATTTCCACACTCAATCTCCAACACGTTATTCCGACCCACTGGGACAAACCGGGGCTCAAGGACAGAAGTAGCACAGCACCGGTCAGTGCCAAGAGGTGAGAGAACAGTGATACGATCAGGTAGTACTCCCTCACTGTAGAGACACTTTATTACGGCTTGAAGTCTGCTCACCTGTGCACCCGTGATGGCAACGAGCATGGATTTTTCGGTAACAATTCGTACCATAGGATGAACTGTTGCTGGGATCATACGTGCCACTGGTCGAATTCCTGCAAATGGTTGGCGATAGATATACGCACCTGGGTACTTGAGTCATCGATTTCAAGGACGCGCACTAATACGACATCGGATTCAATCTCGATAAGCTTCGATTGACAACCATCTTCTCTAAGAATTGTCACTGCTCGACGCAACACCTGACGCGCCAATCTGCGCGATGCTCGCTGGTGTGCACCGAAGACGACGTGAATAGCAGCAAGTACTGCTTCAAGCCTCTCGTTGAGTTGTCTGTCGCCAGTCAACTTGGCGATAATCCGAACATCGCGGTCGTACCGACGAGGGGCGATCATTTCGTCGTCCTCCATCCAGCCACGGATGGTCTGGTAGTGCAATGGACAACCTGCTTTCTGGAGAAGTCGCCATACTTCTTCTGAGTCGATATGCTGATGTTGTGCATAGTCTACCAGCGCGTTTCGCCAGAGTGTGGCCGTTTCTCGCTCGTTGTCATGCAGTTCTTCGTCTGCGGCCAAGCGGACCACATCGCAATTTGACCGACGATGAAATAGAACGGCATCGCCGACCTGCAGGTCCCTGACCGTCTTACGATTGATGTCTAGATCGCTATTCTCATCGTCCTCAATTACGGCATCAAGCAAATGCGTGACCACATTTGCTTTGAACGACTCCCGCAGAAATGCGTAGGCATCACCTTCAAAGAATACAAGGAATGCCCGGACTTCAGTTTCGGTTCCGTCGGATTTTGCAGCACTGTAGGCACGCTCGCGGTACGTCGCACGCACATATTGTTGTATAGCCTCTAACCCGTCTGTTCCGGTGTCCGCAGGCGTCCCCGCGGTATCAAACTGCGGGAGAAGCTGTTTAGTCCATCCTCTAAAGCCAGGAAAGACATCAGAGCGGCTCGTGACTCTGGCCCTATCCAGTCGGTGCTTATGCCGTTCATTACGGAAGAACTCATACCATCGGCGCTCGATATCATACAACACCAATATGATCGGCTCGGCCACAGGTGGAATTAAAAGAGCTGCCATTCGGTCTTTGCCGAACCATCCAGGAACGAGAGCTCCTCTCTTTGCCGAATCGTCTGTATCGTCGTGGTCAAGCATTACTCGAGTTCCGGTGCCCGCATAAGCTTGTCTAAGATCAGCATGATTTCGGACATCTGGACAGATGACCATCAGTTGTGGCCTTGAATACAACAATTCTTGCAGCGCCGTTGCCTTGGGATTCTTGCACTTTAGTACATCGAGAAAGCGCTTCAGCAGCCTGTGACATTCGCTCACTGTTTTTCTCTCAGTTTCAGACAAGAAGGGGGATACGTGTGGCAATGTGCTGAGCTTCGTCAAGTTCTGCTCAATGTCAGAGATCGAAGTGATATCGCTTTTCAGCAAAGTCGCAGAGCGCAACAACCTGAACCCGACGCCAAAGGCCAACGCGACAATTTCATTGAGCTCTGCTATAGATTCTTCTCCGCGCTGCCTCGCGACCGACTGCAGAATTCGGATCGATTCAAGGGCTTCATCAGCCTCTGGGCAGGAGAGGCATTCGACTACAGGAACGGTCGACGATAGGATCTGCAACCGGCTCTCGTAACGTGCGATTGTTCCATCATGGCCGGATGAGGTGACCTTTGGCCACAGTAGCGCTGAAAAATCGTCAGTGTTCCATTCCCAAACGGCTGATGACCCATCATTGGCAATAGACAGCTCACCTGCGTTTTTTTCTGATGTCACTATGAGTACCCGTGGAACCAGATGTTGCATTTCTCGCATACTGGCAGTTTTCTTTGAGTTGCGTCCTTCGGCATCAATAACCACAAGATCAATGGAGTCGCGGTTCTCTTCCGCGAAGACACAGGCGGCGTCCAGATCTGATACAAGTAGCAGCAACGGCTCCTGGTCACCAAAGCGAGTCGACCATGACTTGAGTGTGTTGTCGGTGAGATGGCCTGTTGGGACGACTTCTTTCAACGCATGACCATAAAGAATTAGTCGTCTAACGAGATCATGGGCAGACGCTACCGGTGTTACGACAAGCACTTTTCTGGAAACGGATGCAAGATGCGCGGTCTTGCTTGAATTGAATAGGTACTCCATGGCCGGCAAGACAGCGTTGCTCTTGTTCAAATCGTAGATTAGCTCCCCACGTGTAGACTTCGAGCAACCTGCCGGAATAAGTCTCCGCAAGTATGAGATGGGCCAGAAATGGGTGGACTTTGAGATATGACCGAGGTGACGACGATACTGAGTTAGCCCGAATCGCCGGCTGCCAGCCACATCTTTCACACCAGCGAACTCAGCAACAGCACAGTTATCCACAAGGACCTTCTGCCCGACAGAGAAAGTATCCTCTGTCACGTCGCGTTGTCCTGAACGTTGAATCAACCCAAGCGTCGCGATGAAACCAAGGAGCAATGGCGTGGGACCAGCAACGGGTACTATAAGAACTGTCGAACTACATTGGCTCTTACGTAACTCTTCGCATGAAAGCGCCGAGTTGATGATCATATACTCAGAAATGGGACGACTGCCGCTGCCATCATCAATTACTAGGGAATTCATAAATGGCAGGATACCCACCGTTGCGTCAAGCATATCGAGCCAAGGGTCGCGAGCCGGTTCAATCAGGTCTACGGCCATCTGAGCAACATAATTGTCGTCGAGGTAGCCGATAATCCCAAGTCGATCGTCGATGGCGTCTTCATCACATATCAGATAACTCAGAGCAGCGCGTGCGAAACATAGGTGATCTGGGCTCCGATCTGATCGTGAGACCACGGAGATGAGAAAGTCGATGTTCCTGGTCAGTCTCTGGAATAAGCCACACGCAGCAAGATTTGCCAGTCCATTACAAGCGATTCGGGACTGTTCGATCAGAT
This is a stretch of genomic DNA from Candidatus Zixiibacteriota bacterium. It encodes these proteins:
- a CDS encoding DrmE family protein encodes the protein MGYQLTYADRELLLQTFDALKAEWTGKDEELLAAACDWAKGLVPSCGFEHSLVRDVTVLSRYLVARSADEDVADIARGGLLYVLLANQRRASKLGELGLLDEAFMSSYAVHEIRTRLDEQSTYNPPRLTQDEQRHAENLFLEFAEQHVLSDDDLIEQSRIACNGLANLAACGLFQRLTRNIDFLISVVSRSDRSPDHLCFARAALSYLICDEDAIDDRLGIIGYLDDNYVAQMAVDLIEPARDPWLDMLDATVGILPFMNSLVIDDGSGSRPISEYMIINSALSCEELRKSQCSSTVLIVPVAGPTPLLLGFIATLGLIQRSGQRDVTEDTFSVGQKVLVDNCAVAEFAGVKDVAGSRRFGLTQYRRHLGHISKSTHFWPISYLRRLIPAGCSKSTRGELIYDLNKSNAVLPAMEYLFNSSKTAHLASVSRKVLVVTPVASAHDLVRRLILYGHALKEVVPTGHLTDNTLKSWSTRFGDQEPLLLLVSDLDAACVFAEENRDSIDLVVIDAEGRNSKKTASMREMQHLVPRVLIVTSEKNAGELSIANDGSSAVWEWNTDDFSALLWPKVTSSGHDGTIARYESRLQILSSTVPVVECLSCPEADEALESIRILQSVARQRGEESIAELNEIVALAFGVGFRLLRSATLLKSDITSISDIEQNLTKLSTLPHVSPFLSETERKTVSECHRLLKRFLDVLKCKNPKATALQELLYSRPQLMVICPDVRNHADLRQAYAGTGTRVMLDHDDTDDSAKRGALVPGWFGKDRMAALLIPPVAEPIILVLYDIERRWYEFFRNERHKHRLDRARVTSRSDVFPGFRGWTKQLLPQFDTAGTPADTGTDGLEAIQQYVRATYRERAYSAAKSDGTETEVRAFLVFFEGDAYAFLRESFKANVVTHLLDAVIEDDENSDLDINRKTVRDLQVGDAVLFHRRSNCDVVRLAADEELHDNERETATLWRNALVDYAQHQHIDSEEVWRLLQKAGCPLHYQTIRGWMEDDEMIAPRRYDRDVRIIAKLTGDRQLNERLEAVLAAIHVVFGAHQRASRRLARQVLRRAVTILREDGCQSKLIEIESDVVLVRVLEIDDSSTQVRISIANHLQEFDQWHV